The Setaria viridis chromosome 2, Setaria_viridis_v4.0, whole genome shotgun sequence DNA window atcaaaaaaaaaaaaaatccagattGCTTCTCGGCGCTCGTGCTGTGTGTTGGGAGCGACTTGGACCGTCGTTAGGTGGGGGATTTGGGCGATTGGGCCTCTTGTGGGTTGCGGCCTTTCTTACTTGGGGATGGGCTGCTTGTTGGAGCGGGCTGAAATACGAATTTAAGATGCAATAAGATTGTGCAAGTTTATTTTGTAGCTTCAACTACGTACAATTAataaaaacaaagtccataagGGAAATCTCACAGACACAATTGGGATATTGTATATATTAAATTGTAATAAACCTTTCCATATCTCTTGAGTACAATTTAGGATACAATTTAAATCTATACTAATTATCCCACTCAATAAATTCCTTCCTCTTCAATATGTTTAACTGCCACCTACCATAGCGCTTCCCTACAACCTCTTTCAACTTTTGATGCAATCTTCAATGTATTGTGTAGTTGGTAGTTGTTTCACTCAGTAAATGCCTCTATTTTAATATTTGTTTCTTCTCAACCGTCAACTACTCCATCGTTTCTCCAAAAATCTCCCTTTTTTgtactttttattttttagggtAAAGAAATTACTAGCTAATAATATTGTCTAAACTTTCATCCCACATATTGCATTTATTTATATGTAATTGACTTATGTCTCAAGCAAGAAGATGGTGCAATTGTATTTTGTATCTTCATCAACATGCTACAATACGAAATGAAATTCACAAGGGAACTCACAAATATAATTGGGATATAGTATAAATTAATATGTAAGAAATCATTCCATATATTTTTAGTATAATCTCCGATACAACTCAAGTGTCTAACAATTATTGTTCCACCCAATAGATTCCTCTTTCACATATTTATTTCAATGAATATATGAAAGATGAATCTTTTAAAATTGGTACACAGTATATATTAAATTGTAATAAATCTTTCCATATATTGGAGTATAATCTACGATACAATTCAAATCTATACCAATTATCCCACTTAATAAATTCATTCCTCTTCAATATATTTAACTGCTACCTACCATAGCGCTTCCCTACAACCTATCTTAACTTTTGATGAAATCTTTCAATGTATTGGGTAGTCAGTAGTTGTTTCACTCAATAAATGCCTCtattttcatatttgtttcttCTCAACCATCAACCAATCCATCATTTCTCCAAAAGTCTTCCTTTTTATACTCATTATATTTTTTGGGGTAAAGAAATTCCTAGCCAATAATATTGTCTAAGCTTTCACCTCATGCATTGGTATTGCATTTATTTATATGTAATCAACTTATGTCGCAAGCAAGAAGATAGTGCGATTATATTTTGTATCTTGATCAACATGCTACAATGTAAAATGAAATCATAAGGGAACTTACAAATATAAGGGCATGTATTCAACGATTTAGACGACTTCTGTCTGTAATGTTATGCCATGTCACATATAGACAATAAAACAAACAATTTGTACAATGATCTGTCTAATATGTTATTCGTAAGCTATTTAATTCATTCATGCACTACTACAAAACAAAGGTAGTGTAACACATTCAACAATGTGTTACAAAGAAGTTTCATAGTAACACAAAACTATGTGTTACAGATGAAGGTTGCAACACATAGTGATTGCTTTGTAAAGTTGTGTTACAGACAAAGTATATAGTAACACAAATTAATGTTATAGCTAAAATGTCACAAAGATGCTAATATGTTGTAACACATAATTGGAAGGTGTAAAATGTGTCCTAGATACATATCTTATAGTAACACGTGTATAAGGGTATACTAGTTGACATCTGTTACGAGTCAGACAAAAAATTGGAAAATAAAAATCCACACATGTCACATCTAGCCTTCGAACCTGCCATCTCTCCCTCTTGAGATCCACACTTACCATCTCACATATACTTCATTAATCATGTAACTTGGAGTTTTATTCCTCTTGAGATCTAACGGCATCAGTTCAAAAACTTTTCAAATAAGAAGTTGCACACCTAGTCAAAATCAACAAACTTTACATAAAGTGTGTCTCCATTCAAATTTGTACGAATAGTTATAATTTACAAACAAGATAAAATCTATACTACCAAGAGCCGGCACATATAGTCTCCAAAGGTATCCATGGTCATGGATAACACTTGGGGACTTATCTGGCATGGATGAGCCGGCAAGGATGAGGGTATAATAGTAACTTAAGCAATCAAGTAAAATTATATATCTCTTAATTAGATGATGAGCCGTGATGGTTAAATCTATCACCGATAAATAAAAGATATTAGTAGAAATTGGAAAGAAGTAAGTTGTTTTATTTGAGAAAATGGGACTTTTAAGTTATTGTTAAGCGTACTGGCGAGGGTCAATGATTTTAATCTAGTAAAAAAGATAGCCACTAGTCTTATGTGGCCTTtaattttttcttaaaataGTAATTGATGAGTGGAATTAGTATTTAAATTGCCAAAATGAAACTTGCTAATAGTATAAATTGAACCATATCTAGTCAATAGCAGAATACTTACATCGCTGTAACTAGTCATACTATACATACTTATATTTGAAAAAAcattttattcaaatttgataTAACAATTATGATCAAGTTGTTCTAATGATCAATCAGCCCTGAAACTAATTTTTTCATTCAACAGCGCTAACGCAGACATGTCTTAATCGTTGCCAGCACATATAATTTTTTATAGTTGAGTAAAAAAATACAACGGCCATGACTGAATAATTGTGTAAAAGCTATCAAATTGCTGCAACCGTCCGCCTCCCACGCGTCCTCTACTCCTCTTATCCCAATTTTGGCAACCGTCGTCCCTCACAATCGGCATCATATCGCATCGCTGCCGACGCATCGCCCTTCAACTTCTACTCCTGCAAGCCGATCCAGTGCGCCACTCTCCCTCAGATCGCACATCCTACCATCGGACTTCAAACGTGGtgcgcctccgccaccgcgacTCCACGACGATCTCCGTTCTTGTCGCTCGCGTCATCAGATACTGACAGGAGGATGACGCGAGGGGCACTGAGATGCTGGTGAAGGAGGGTGGGTTGCTGTTTCCTGGTCGCCGGAGGTGGCCCTCGCTGCCGTCACCGTCAGGGCTAGGCGCTTCAGGCGTTGCCGCTGCTTCATGCCGGCGTGGAATGGAGGCATCTCCATCCTACCCAGGAGAAATTTGCAGTGTACGGGGGCAAGAGCATTTTAGGTTACACGTtcggttttgtttagattaagcATCTTATTCTGCCAAAGATTCTTCCAGGTCAGTAGTCGCCTCCTAATTATTATGCTGTTGCACAAACCGTACTCATATAGTAATTTCTTTTTCACGTGAAAATATATTCAGGATCTATGATTGTTGCACTAatccatttattttctttaataTATTTTGGGACATTTTTGATCAGATCTTAGTGAGATGTTATTTTTCTAAAAGGACTCTTCCTTGTTTGATACAAGATGGAAGCAGCAGCAAACTCTTTTTCTTATATGACTAACTAGCTATCCTGACATTTTATTTCTCAATTAACCTGATAGGACACTGGTGTGATACTGTAGTGCGGATTGCGCAGCGCAACACAGGTTATACACAGCACAGCACAACTCAATTTGATAATCATGAACCTATTTATTATTTATCCCGCAGGCTTTTCCTATGAAACAGTCAACTGCGAAGTAAAATATATCGCAAATTGTATATAGCTATCTTTTTGAAAAAGTAATATTACCACTAGCTTTGTCTATGTAGGTTAAAATGATCAATGTTATAACTTGTTTTTCCCTATGCAGGTTCAAATGATCAATGGGTGAATTCGAAAATTTCAGATGCGTGAATCAACGATCAAGGAGAAATGGATTTCAAGATATAAAATAATACTTTATATTTACATTTCATTTTCAAGAGGACAGACTTGTACACTCCACTGCTATATATGTATATTTGCTATCTAGAATCATGTTGTTATGTATATACTATGACATCATGTGAACAAgtaatattttttcctttctacAGGCAGTGTGGCTTCCTGTGCTCCTTGTGGTTTGTGTGATTCTGTAATGCCACATGTCCCCTCAGAAAATTTCATGTCGACAATATATAATGCAagtgtataataatattttttcttaaaattttGAGTGTGTTACAATAAGTAAACCATGTGTTATGAACCATATGTTCCTAAAATTCCGAACTATGTTCTCACAAAGTGTACTACCACAATATGTAAGTGTGTTACTATAGCTTAAAAAATATGTTACACAAGATGATCATTGTAACACTTTTAAATGTTCCATTAGATCATAAATTGTGTTACAAGTAGTAACACTTTTTTAGATGTAAAAGAACACATGTCTTGTGTTCCAATAGATTAGGCTGTAGTAACATCAACAAAAGGAACACAATAAAAATGTGTTACAAGGAGACCTAGTACACTTTTATTAACATTCCGTAACATAAGTTGGTGTTACCGAATCTTTGTTCTGTAGTAGTGATGAGTCCACAAATCCTAGTGATCAAGTACAAATTCAATCTTTGTATGTCATGTTGTTGCTCCTTTTAAGAGAATGCATGGTGAATTTAATTGAGTCGGGTCAAATGGATGGGATTTGGCTTTTTTATTATGCTGCCTACTAGCTCAATTGAGAGCACGAGAGGTTGAGCAGGGCTCGGAGGTGTTCCCGTGTTGTTTTCCTTGGGAGTTCCAAAAAGAAGATCATCACTTGCCGCAGTCAATCCAGTTGAATCATCGACCGTTTGCAGGGACATGTTCAACGATAGAAGCAGCATTAGTATGGCTTGATGATCATTTTCTCTCACTACATTAACTCAGGTACACATCTGACAATTCAGCCACGCTGGCAGTGTATAAAGACGACCTCACAACCCCCGTTGTACATGCCCTAATTGGGATATAGTATACATTAATATGTAATAAATTATTCCATATCTTTTGAGTATAATTTCTGATACAACTCAAGTCTCTAACAATTGTTCCACTCAATAGTTTCCTCTTTCATATATTTATTTCAATGAAATTGTCACCTACTCCAGCCTTTTCTGTCAATCCTCTCGCAATTCTTGGTGCAATCATTTATTCTGTAGTTAGCTATTGTTTCACTCATTAAATTCCTCcatcttttatatttatttctgCTCAACTGTCAACTACTCCATCTTTTTTTCCCAAACCGTACTTTCTTATACTTGTTTTAGGGTAAAGAAATTTCTGATTAATGATAATGACTAAGATGATATATCTTGGGTTTCATATACTTGTTTAAGGTTCAACTTTTAAGTCAGGTTATTGGTGTGGCACTCAATAAAGAAGCTATAATTTTCATAATGGTGCAATGTGTCATGAATGGATGGCATCCCGTAACACATAATGGAGATTGGAGTAGCCCATGGTCACCTAGGAGACGACATGGTATGGTACATTTGTTGAAGTGGAATGTAGAAAGTCTAAGTGATGACAATAAGGTTTTGTTTCTTGTCGTGTTAGATTGAAGTTAAGTTGCATAACAAATTCCATAAAAGATTCGGCAATGAGCCATGCATATAACATCTAGAGATTGCCCATGCTGCACTTGACATCAAATGGTTCCATGTACTCTTTCATGAAGTTCATGTGCTCGCCACATCACCTTAGGACATGATAAGCATCCATCAAGTCATGACCActtgaaagaaaaggaaatagaACATTGTTGTCTATTCTTGTGTCCCATGCTTTGGTAATGCATTTGTTTAAATATATTTAGGGATTGCATATTCAACTTATGTGTCATTCAAAAAGACAAACAAGTCTATTTTGTATCTTCTACATATACTACAATTAAAAATGAAATCCATGTTGGGACTAGAGGATATATATAATCAGGATATAGTATACATTAATTTATAATAAATTATTCAATATCTTTTGAATATCTTGGATACAACTCAAGTCTCTATCAATTGTTCCACTCAATATATTCCTCCATATATTTATTACTTCTATGAAATTTTCACCTACTCCAGCAATCTCCACAATCCTCTAATCCTTCCATTATATTTTATAGTTAGCAAATTGTTTCACTCATTAAATTCCTCTACCTTTTGCATTTGTTTCTACTCAACTATCAGTTACTTCGTCTTTTCTCCAAATATTCCATTTACATACATGTTATCTTTTTTAGGGTAAAGAAATTTTTGGTTAATTATAATAACTGAGATGGTGTATCTAGGATTTGTTACCGGGAGTCAACTATTAACCAGTGTGTCATGGTGGCACTCGATAGGTGTCCATAATGTGACGCAAAATTTGATAGACAATATGTCTGGGGCATAGGAGGGAGTGTTAAGGCTCTTCATGAGGTTCGTGTGCTCACCACATCACGTTAGGATATGATAAGCATTTGGTGATTCATAAGCCAttcaaagaaaaggaaaacataacAACATGTCTTTGCTTTTGTCCCACGCATTGGTATTGCATAGGATTACATACTCAACTTATGTATCAAGCAACAAGATAGAGCAAGTCTATTCTATATCTTCATCTAGATACTATAATTAAAACGAAATCCATCGGGGTACTTAGAAAATAGAAATGGCATATAGTAATATATTCTTCCATACCTCTATGAATATCAACTTGGATACAACTCaaatctctatctctaaaaaaatatttattaattTGTTATAGATTCTTCTATATCTCCTGAATATAAACTTGGATACAAAACTCAAATATCTAACTCTTAAAAATACAAACGGGATATACTATATATTAATTTGTAATATATTCTTTCCATATCTCTTGAATATCAACTTGGATACAATCATACAACTCAAGTCTCTCTAGCAATTGTTCCACTCATTAAATTCCTCTTCAATATATTCATTTCTATGAAACTGTAACCTACTTTAGCCCTTTCTCGCAATCCTATCCCAACTTTCGGTGCAATCCTTCCAATGTATTGAGTAATTAGTAGTTGTTTCATTCTGTAAATATGCATTTATCTTTATATTTATTTCTACTCAACTATCAACTACTTCATCTTTCCTCTAAAATCTTACTTTTTATATAATTATATTTTTAAGGTTAATAAAATTTCCGGTTAATCTTAATCATCGAGATGGTATTTCTTGGCTTTGTTACTAGGAGTCGGTTATTGTGGCGGTACTCATAGAAATTTTGAAACTTTCATAACGATACGCTAAATGTCATGAATTGATGGCATGCTGGGGCACAGGAGGGCGGGTTGGAGTGATGTACGGCCACTTAGGAGACGACAATGTAGGATACATTTGTCGAGGTTTTGCTACTTGCCATAAATGATTAAGCTATGTTCTCATGGTAACGCCCGACAAAGAAGTAGAGTTGTCGTATTGCGATGCAAAAGGATCCACGTAAAGGATAACATGAAATCAAGCGCAACAAAAGGGATTGACCGTCTGCACGAAAGAATACCAAGTATATGTCGGATTAGTTTAAGAAGTACGCTTCGTCTTGTCGCATCAGTGCGGCACCATCCCGATTTAGGAAGCCAACTATACCATTTCAAAATCTCCAACTTCGTAAACAATTCAACCACCAAGCATCTTACTACATAACATAACATAACATAACATCTAAAGATCATCCACGCCACACCTCACATCAAATGGCTCCAATGCACTCTCCATGAAGTTCATGTGTCCGCCACATCACCATAGAATACGATAAGCATCCGGTGAGTCATGACCCACTGAGAGAAAAGGTGAAACAGAACGCCATTGTCCGCGCTTGGGTCTCACGCTTTTGCCAGCAAACATGGCCTCTAACAAACACACTCCCTGCCGTGTTTTCCATCAGAAAGGTGAAGAAAAAAACACACACCGTGTAAAGGGCGGAAACGGACACGCTGGCCTTGGCTACCGGCCGAAATTGCTCTGCTACGGCCGTCTTCTGGACGAGAGAGGTggctcaaaagaaaagaaaagaaaagccgGGGGGCAGAAACGGAAAAGGGGAATTAAAATAGTCGTGGAAGCCAAGCCCAGGAGATCCAACAAGGCaactccccctcctccctcccctcgtgctcttcttcctccttgctagtgccgccgcgctccgctcccggctcctccacctctcgccctccaccgcctcccgtCCCGTGGCCCGTCGGCACTCGACTCACTCCTCGAAGCGAGCTCGTCGGGCCCGGCACCGGCCCGTCACCTCCGCCGCTGCAGGATGAGCTAGCCGTCGCCACGCCCCGCCCGCTGGTGGAAGTAGGTGAGTGTCCGCCCGCCCGGCCCTGTTCTTGCTGTTCTCGCCCCGGAGCGGGATGCGGCGCGCGGGGGAGTGGGGGATTGTTTGCCCCTCCCGCGCCGTAGTTCCCTGGGCGGGCCCCGCAACCGCACTCCGTGTTGACCGTTGCCTTGCTCTGCTTTCGTTTTCAGAGGGTCGCTGTCGGTCGCCACTCGACTCATCCGGATTCCCTGGACCCCGCGCCGCGTAGGATCGCTTCAGGTCAGTTCCTTTTCGTCCTTCCCTGAACCAATTTCACCTGGGATGCTGAGATTTTTGGGGGAGGGGGTGCTCTGTGTAACTGCTTACATTCTGTGCCTGAATCAGTTCTTGGTTGAATTTCTTGTTGGGGGTGTGGAGAGGGAGTAGGGGATGAGCGTCCTAGGTTGTTATGGAGATATGGTTGCACTAGTGCTACGATTTCTGTGCAGTGGTTGCCTGGCTGAGTTGTTCATCCGGTTACCTGACCCTTATTAAACATTATTGCAGGTTGAAGTGGCTGGATTAGGCAGGATAAGTCAGCAAGACTGAAGCTTTGGTTTGTGCAATCAGAGCATGCCATGGACTAGAAGTGAGGGGTTAGGATTTGGTGTGTGGTAGTAGCTCCTGTTTCCACGGAAGAGGCAAGGAGCGCCTTTTGCCGTTTCTTCCAGGGGGATCTGAATCTCCTATCCGTGTTGATTCGGGTGGCGTCAGCTGTTCTGGGTTGGTAGTATGATGAAACAGATATTTGGGCGGCGCAAGGCGTCCAAAAGTGCAGATAAGGAATCGATTGGTGGGAGGAGGCATGCCGTGTCGAACCAGCAGTCGGGTTCTGGAGTTGCCGACCAGAGTGGCCAGCAGCCAATTTTGTCGAGTACTGGACATGCCTGCGGGAGTGGAAACCGTATGGGGTTCCAGGAGTCGAGGATAAATGATGGTTTGTTCGCTTCTCACTTCGGGCCGTTGCCGAGCATTAAGGATATGCCAAATGCAGAGAAACAGAACCTGCTCATCGTAAAGTTGAACATGTGCTGCACCCAGTTTGACTTTACGGATCCGACAAGGAACATGAGGGAGAAGAAAATAAAGGGGGAAACAATGatggatatacttgattatgtCAAAACAGCTAACACCAAGTTCCCTGAGATTGTTGTGGAGGGAATCACAAAAATGATTTCAGAAAACTTGTTCAGGACGCTGGTTATCCCACCCAGGGAGAAAAAGGTGCTTCAAGCTTTTGATTTAGAAGAGGATGAACCATTGATGGACCCTGCATGGCCACATTTGCATATTGTCTATGAGTTGCTCTTGAATTTTGTTCAATCTCCAGAAACTGATGCTAAATTGGCTAAAAGATATGTTGACCATTCCTTTATTCTAAGGCTGCTTGAGCTCTTTGATTCTGAGGACCTTAGGGAGAGGGACTACCTTAAGACGGTACTTCACCGTATCTATGGGAAGTTCATGGTGTATCGGCCATTTATCCGGAAAGCTATCAATAATGTATTCTATCAGTTCATATATGAAACTGAAAAGCACAATGGAATAGCAGAGCTCTTGGAAATTTTAGGAAGTATCATCaatgggtttgctttgccactCAAGGAAGAGCACAAACTGTTCCTAGTAAGGACCTTAATTCCACTTCACAAGCCAAGGTGCATTTCAATGTACCATCGGCAGTTGTCTTACTGCATTACACAGTTTGTTGAAAAAGATGAAAAGCTTGCGGATACTATTATTAGGGGCATCATCAAATGTTGGCCTGTCACAAACAGCCCAAAAGAAGTACTCTTCTTGGGTGAGTTGGAAGAGATATTAGAAGCAACACAACCTAGCGAGTTTCAAAAATGTATGGTTCCTATTTTCTCCCAGGTTGCTCGCTGCTTTAACAGCTCTCACTTCCAGGTAATATCTTACACCTTATCCTTGATGAATATTCCCTGTATGCAACTTTATTACCTGTTTCACCTTTGGTTGAATTGTTGCGTACTTTTACGTTATCAAAATCGGATTAGATGTCATCTGAAGCAATCATAATTTTTTTGCTTGGGTAAAGGTTATTTCCCTGTTGGTTTGTTATAACAGTATTACATCCTTTTCAAAAATAActgaaaaaacaaattttaaTTGTTTCTTCTATTGATTTGCAATTTACCTCTTCCTCTTAGCATTGAAAATGTGTTTGCTCGTATCTTGTATGCGCATATCATCAGGCTCATATTTGTCAGTTTGTTCTAGAGCTGTAAATGAAATTCGAACTTAGGAAACATAGTTTTTATTTGTAGACATCTTGAATTGCTAAGGTTCCTACAGCAGAATGCAGGCCCCATTCAGCTTCTTCCATTCtgaattaattaatttatttgTCTAGTAATTTATTCCTCACAGAAAATTGGCCTTTCTATCTGTATGGATTTGAAATTAGTTGCATTTTCTAAGATTTTAAGTAAATATTGGTTGATTACTTAATGTGCAGTTATGTTAGGCAACCATTCCCTGGTCCAGACTCCAGAATCCTCTTAGGTGCATTTGTAGTGAATTtggatgttttttttaaagattgTTGTAGGCACTTCATGTGATTTCCCAACCCATCGTTTGACATGCATTCATGTCATTAGACTTCCTCCTTAAAGATGGGGTTTCCAACATTTTACTGGCATGGCAGCTACAGGGCTGGCCCAGATCTCAGGCTTAGCATAGGAAACAAAGAAACTTCAATTTTATGATTTTTTCTGCTTCCTTGCTTGTTTCACAAATTTACTACTGATCCTCACTATCTCGCAAAACTGCATAAAATAAAAGATGGATTCGCTATTGACTGCCAGAGGAAGTGTGTATCTGTCATGAGCAGCTGCCATCAGTGGTCTGCAATATCATGATAAAGCATTGACCTAATGAAGAGTATAAACAAAATTACACACATCACACCTAGTTCTATACGTTGCACGTCTATCTGGAATTGTCTAGATCTGTTTTGGGAAGCTCATCAAAGGATCATCTAGTCATTAGTAGTAAATCATACCTCATTATGGATTCCTATGCTGTTTTTGTTAAAAACATTATGTGCATGTGCTGCAAATTTAGAAGCTTCATTTGTTTTAATGTAGCCTTGGTGAGCATTCTATGGTCTTGTTCTTTGTCATTTATATTTGACTCTAAAATGATACATTTCTGAAAAGGTACTTAATTCTGTTAGATCTAAAATTGTAATATTTATAAGGTACtgcttgatttttttattttataccTATGGGATGGGAGAACAAGGTTTGGGGATACTCTCTTAGAAAAACATGTATAACCAAATTTGAGTGACTGCTGTTAACTGTAGTGTGTGCTTATAAATTTATTTGTTCCTCCAGGATTGGTAATTTATATTCATATGGAAgcatgacttaatcatgtatTGGTATCTATAATATGAATACtcaattctaaaattttatttgtGTACTTGCACAGGACGGGGCAAAATGTGGCCTGACCTTGATACCCAATATTTATATAATTGTATCATTATGTTCTTTTTCCCTGCTATGttaatttcatatatatttatcTATTGTAATGTGCTCAAACTTTATTTAGGTTGCTGAGAGAGCATTGTTTTTGTGGAACAATGACCGCGTGTATAATTTGATTAGTCAAAACAGTAAGGTGATCCTGCCTATCATCTTACCTGCATTGGAGAAAAATATAAACGGGCACTGGAACCTGGCCGTGCGAAGCCTCAGTCTGAATGTGCAGAAGTTGTTCTCCGAGCGTGAGGCTGAGCTGTTTGCTGAATGTATGCTGACATATGAAGAAGACAAAGTTAGAGAGGAGGCACGTAAGCTTAAGCAGGAGGCAGCATGGAAACGTCTGGATGAGATTGCATCAGACAAAGTCACAAGTGGCGAGGCTGTCCTTATCTCTCCAACCTTGCCTCGCCAACCTTCGGTGTAGGAACTTAATGAAGGGTAAGCATGTTGGTTGCCTTGTCTTCAGTTGTTTCAAGTATCTGTTAACCTCATGCAGTCCTGATAATACTTGGATCCTTGGTGTTGGCAGGTCCTTGCAGAGTCGTCCAGCATTGTACAGGATTGGGTTGTAGATAAAAAAAAGAGGGGTATATGAAGCCGCCAAGGCTGGTGTGCGAAACTGAGGAAAAGACAGATGAGAAgccaattgtgcatcagtcagtTCTGTAAATCCCATGCCATGGCTTCTTTCGGCATTCTGGTGGTTCAGTCTCTTTTGTAGTTTGTCGTTCGGAGAATGGAtggttgtttttttcttttcccttatGATATCGGTTAAAGGTGATCTGGTATATGCCTTTTTTCTTCCCGTTTCTGTTTTCTGCTCGGATGGCAGGTAGTCGGCTTAATAAGTGATAAAAGTTACTTAGGTTTTCCTTTCGCACCTAGGTGATATAGTATGTGATGATTGTGAATGCTAGCGAATCAGGTCAGATTCGTGGGCAAATGTGTGCAGGAGCAGGTGTAGTTCATCCTGTCCGACCCCTTCCGGCATAGTGGCAGTTTGCCTGGGTAACTGGGTTGGAACTACCTTCAGTCAGGATGGTAAAATTTGCAGTGTGGTCTGGAGGATAGATTGCCTCCAAATACGCGCCCTATTGTCAAAAGCTGCTGACAATTTGCGGTCATCCTTTTCTAACTGCACGGCCATCATCTGCTTTCACTGCTTGCTATTGTTGATATTCGTACTTTAAGCGCTAGTGCCTAGTTTTCTCTTTGCTTAGTATTGTTCGGACATGTAGAAAAGACCCATGGTTCCCCGATCAAACAAAAAATGTTGCTGAGCACAAGTAACACCAGATAGGTTCCCAGTTCCCTCCAGTTCCCAGTTAAAGGACACCATGGCCAAATCTAGCTAATTGGCACGGGTTGGTCAACTGCACCTCCGCATTGCCCTCTTTGTAACCCTTGCGGCCAATTGGGCCATCCTCTACCTAGCACCGAATTACAACTTTTTGTtctaaattttaaaaatatgcaAAAATCCCATGTTTGCTACATAGttttctaaagaaaaaaaaagtgcttTTCAGCCATTATGTTatgtattgcaaaagtgtgacttTCCATCCACCCTTTGTGTTCCCTTTATTAATTTTACAAGCCTTGACATGTATGGTTTATTCAGTTTGTGTTTGTGATATCAATAATTCTGCTTGTCTCGTGCAAAGTGTGTTCTGCCACATTGTTTGTTGTTCTACAAAGTAAAACCAAAATAGACTCATCATGGCAAAATTTCTAGAAAACTCTGGAAATTGGCTATCATGTAAAATTTTTAACTTCCTAATAGAATCATGTAGAATTGAAGTTCAGCGTATTCTACCATCTCACAAGACCAAAGGATACtcccatcctcttcctccgacGCTATTATTGTCACCGCTGACAAGCTTGCAATGGTTGGGGTACCGACAACAAAGGGGAAGGG harbors:
- the LOC117845604 gene encoding serine/threonine protein phosphatase 2A 57 kDa regulatory subunit B' theta isoform isoform X1; its protein translation is MMKQIFGRRKASKSADKESIGGRRHAVSNQQSGSGVADQSGQQPILSSTGHACGSGNRMGFQESRINDGLFASHFGPLPSIKDMPNAEKQNLLIVKLNMCCTQFDFTDPTRNMREKKIKGETMMDILDYVKTANTKFPEIVVEGITKMISENLFRTLVIPPREKKVLQAFDLEEDEPLMDPAWPHLHIVYELLLNFVQSPETDAKLAKRYVDHSFILRLLELFDSEDLRERDYLKTVLHRIYGKFMVYRPFIRKAINNVFYQFIYETEKHNGIAELLEILGSIINGFALPLKEEHKLFLVRTLIPLHKPRCISMYHRQLSYCITQFVEKDEKLADTIIRGIIKCWPVTNSPKEVLFLGELEEILEATQPSEFQKCMVPIFSQVARCFNSSHFQVAERALFLWNNDRVYNLISQNSKVILPIILPALEKNINGHWNLAVRSLSLNVQKLFSEREAELFAECMLTYEEDKVREEARKLKQEAAWKRLDEIASDKVTSGEAVLISPTLPRQPSV
- the LOC117845604 gene encoding serine/threonine protein phosphatase 2A 59 kDa regulatory subunit B' eta isoform isoform X2 → MMKQIFGRRKASKSADKESIGGRRHAVSNQQSGSGVADQSGQQPILSSTGHACGSGNRMGFQESRINDGLFASHFGPLPSIKDMPNAEKQNLLIVKLNMCCTQFDFTDPTRNMREKKIKGETMMDILDYVKTANTKFPEIVVEGITKMISENLFRTLVIPPREKKVLQAFDLEEDEPLMDPAWPHLHIVYELLLNFVQSPETDAKLAKRYVDHSFILRLLELFDSEDLRERDYLKTVLHRIYGKFMVYRPFIRKAINNVFYQFIYETEKHNGIAELLEILGSIINGFALPLKEEHKLFLVRTLIPLHKPRCISMYHRQLSYCITQFVEKDEKLADTIIRGIIKCWPVTNSPKEVLFLGELEEILEATQPSEFQKCMVPIFSQVARCFNSSHFQDGAKCGLTLIPNIYIIVSLCSFSLLC